The Poecilia reticulata strain Guanapo linkage group LG13, Guppy_female_1.0+MT, whole genome shotgun sequence genome has a segment encoding these proteins:
- the LOC103474908 gene encoding uncharacterized protein LOC103474908 isoform X2, producing MLGQDCYMDCLEDFSQCPACNKEYDVALILPCSHTICGRCVGAEEETGSHPLCRSVCSVPCPCCRQSVELPCWTWSSAASCLPQHPTLRSEYANWDTGFKDGSARSHHKQEDSDCKSTLSSKRCSNARSSFVLPVDGAADLLEDEMERSVYVTYGDSGPSDPHPPIRKPALTPDSTLLLPRVSADVIIARGQYYWEVDVCNSSVYRVGVISSDGCSGWWLERNVSAFHAVYDGSCEPIGTVPPRIKTLGIFLSFEGGILSFHNPLTQEHLVTLPTRFSPSGVLPALGLGQGKLRLRCGLPTPPYVFLCKDSTFRDPCGPNGVWWHREVPFQSVKTMIQKFEKLASSD from the exons ATGCTGGGCCAGGATTGTTACATGGATTGCTTGGAGGATTTCTCACAGTGTCCAGCTTGTAACAAAGAATATGACGTTGCTTTGATCTTACCTTGTTCTCATACGATCTGTGGTCGCTGTGTGGGAGCTGAAGAGGAAACCGGGTCGCATCCTTTGTGTCGGTCAGTCTGCTCGGTGCCGTGCCCCTGCTGCAGACAATCTGTAGAGCTGCCATGTTGGACCTGGTCATCTGCCGCCTCCTGTCTCCCTCAGCATCCCACTCTGAGATCTGAATATGCAAACTGGGATACAGGCTTCAAAGACGGATCAGCAAGGTCTCACCACAAACAG GAGGACAGTGATTGCAAATCGACACTAAGCAGTAAAAGGT GCTCCAATGCGCGCAGTTCATTTGTATTGCCAGTGGATGGTGCTGCCGATCTGCTGGAAGACGAGATGGAGCGGAGTGTCTATG TGACCTACGGTGACAGTGGTCCTTCTGACCCGCATCCCCCGATCAGAAAACCTGCGTTGACCCCTGACTCCACGTTGCTTCTTCCTCGTGTGAGCGCTGACGTCATCATTGCTCGGGGGCAGTACTACTGGGAGGTGGATGTCTGTAACAGCTCCGTCTACAGGGTTG GTGTGATCTCATCAGATGGCTGTAGCGGCTGGTGGCTGGAGAGAAATGTCTCGGCTTTTCATGCAGTGTACGATGGAAGCTGCGAGCCTATCGGCACTGTCCCACCCAGGATCAAAACCCTCGGGATATTCCTCAGTTTTGAAGGCGGGATCCTGAGTTTCCACAACCCGCTGACCCAGGAGCATCTTGTCACGCTGCCGACCCGCTTCAGCCCTTCCGGGGTGCTTCCGGCTCTGGGTCTAGGACAGGGCAAGCTGAGGCTACGCTGCGGCCTCCCGACACCTCcttatgtgtttctgtgtaaGGACTCGACTTTTAGGGATCCTTGTGGTCCAAATGGTGTTTGGTGGCACAGAGAGGTTCCATTCCAGTCCGTGAAAACAATGATCCAGAAGTTTGAGAAGCTGGCATCATCAGactaa
- the LOC103474908 gene encoding uncharacterized protein LOC103474908 isoform X1 has product MLGQDCYMDCLEDFSQCPACNKEYDVALILPCSHTICGRCVGAEEETGSHPLCRSVCSVPCPCCRQSVELPCWTWSSAASCLPQHPTLRSEYANWDTGFKDGSARSHHKQEDSDCKSTLSSKRCSNARSSFVLPVDGAADLLEDEMERSVYGLRFSLDPSSVPPPLHLSNTLLTVTYGDSGPSDPHPPIRKPALTPDSTLLLPRVSADVIIARGQYYWEVDVCNSSVYRVGVISSDGCSGWWLERNVSAFHAVYDGSCEPIGTVPPRIKTLGIFLSFEGGILSFHNPLTQEHLVTLPTRFSPSGVLPALGLGQGKLRLRCGLPTPPYVFLCKDSTFRDPCGPNGVWWHREVPFQSVKTMIQKFEKLASSD; this is encoded by the exons ATGCTGGGCCAGGATTGTTACATGGATTGCTTGGAGGATTTCTCACAGTGTCCAGCTTGTAACAAAGAATATGACGTTGCTTTGATCTTACCTTGTTCTCATACGATCTGTGGTCGCTGTGTGGGAGCTGAAGAGGAAACCGGGTCGCATCCTTTGTGTCGGTCAGTCTGCTCGGTGCCGTGCCCCTGCTGCAGACAATCTGTAGAGCTGCCATGTTGGACCTGGTCATCTGCCGCCTCCTGTCTCCCTCAGCATCCCACTCTGAGATCTGAATATGCAAACTGGGATACAGGCTTCAAAGACGGATCAGCAAGGTCTCACCACAAACAG GAGGACAGTGATTGCAAATCGACACTAAGCAGTAAAAGGT GCTCCAATGCGCGCAGTTCATTTGTATTGCCAGTGGATGGTGCTGCCGATCTGCTGGAAGACGAGATGGAGCGGAGTGTCTATG GGCTGCGCTTCTCCCTGGACCCTTCATCTGTCCCACCGCCCCTCCATCTCTCCAACACCCTCCTCACAGTGACCTACGGTGACAGTGGTCCTTCTGACCCGCATCCCCCGATCAGAAAACCTGCGTTGACCCCTGACTCCACGTTGCTTCTTCCTCGTGTGAGCGCTGACGTCATCATTGCTCGGGGGCAGTACTACTGGGAGGTGGATGTCTGTAACAGCTCCGTCTACAGGGTTG GTGTGATCTCATCAGATGGCTGTAGCGGCTGGTGGCTGGAGAGAAATGTCTCGGCTTTTCATGCAGTGTACGATGGAAGCTGCGAGCCTATCGGCACTGTCCCACCCAGGATCAAAACCCTCGGGATATTCCTCAGTTTTGAAGGCGGGATCCTGAGTTTCCACAACCCGCTGACCCAGGAGCATCTTGTCACGCTGCCGACCCGCTTCAGCCCTTCCGGGGTGCTTCCGGCTCTGGGTCTAGGACAGGGCAAGCTGAGGCTACGCTGCGGCCTCCCGACACCTCcttatgtgtttctgtgtaaGGACTCGACTTTTAGGGATCCTTGTGGTCCAAATGGTGTTTGGTGGCACAGAGAGGTTCCATTCCAGTCCGTGAAAACAATGATCCAGAAGTTTGAGAAGCTGGCATCATCAGactaa